A single genomic interval of Pyruvatibacter sp. HU-CL02332 harbors:
- a CDS encoding D-sedoheptulose 7-phosphate isomerase: MHVSSFYDDELEEHAAVVAATRADLRGPFEALVELCVSSLKNGGKLMFFGNGGSAADAQHLATELSVRYIKNRPAIAALALTTDTSTITAIGNDLGFEQLFSRQIEAIGRPGDVAIGITTSGTSANVVEALKCAKDAGIGAAALTGNGGSSLGSVADPLLVVPSGTTARVQEMHILLGQMLCGAIEKELGYAD, from the coding sequence GTGCACGTATCATCGTTTTATGACGACGAACTGGAAGAACACGCCGCGGTGGTTGCCGCGACGCGGGCAGACCTGCGTGGACCGTTCGAAGCCTTGGTTGAGCTATGCGTCAGCAGCCTGAAAAATGGCGGCAAGCTGATGTTTTTTGGCAATGGTGGCAGTGCGGCAGATGCCCAGCACCTGGCAACGGAACTGTCCGTTCGATACATCAAGAACAGACCTGCCATTGCGGCTCTTGCGCTGACCACTGACACCAGCACCATTACCGCCATCGGCAATGATCTGGGCTTTGAGCAGCTGTTCTCGCGTCAGATCGAAGCCATTGGCAGGCCAGGTGATGTGGCCATTGGCATTACGACATCTGGCACGAGCGCCAATGTGGTTGAGGCGCTCAAGTGTGCCAAGGACGCTGGCATTGGTGCCGCTGCCCTGACAGGCAACGGCGGCTCTAGTCTGGGTTCAGTTGCGGACCCGTTGCTGGTTGTGCCCTCAGGCACGACAGCACGCGTGCAGGAGATGCATATTCTGCTTGGGCAGATGCTCTGTGGCGCAATTGAAAAAGAACTCGGCTACGCTGATTAG